The genomic region TGCCGTCGCTCAGGATGTCGATGCGTCCGGAGAAAAGCGCGTTGGCCACGAAGTCGTTCAGCACGAGATCCAGGCGCAGGCGTTCGCTCATGCCGCAGGCCGTCGCGAAGCGAAGGCAGGTCACGTTGAAACCCGCGTCTGCCAGCGGTTTCAGCCCTCCTTCGGCGAGAAACTTGGAGCGCGCGTACGCCGTGAGAGGATCGAGCGCGGACGTTTCCGTTTTCGCGCCCTCCTCGGAAAATCCATAAAGACTGCAGCTGGACGCGAACGCAAAGCTGCGCACGCCGGCTTTCTTCGCCATCTCGGCGAGCCTGACGGTGCCTTTGTAGTTTGTGTCCAGCGTGACTTCGTCGAAAGCCTGGCCGATGGCGTCGTTGGAAATCCCCGCCAGGTGCACGACCGCGTCCACGCCCTCGAAAATATCTTCGGTCACGGTGCGCACGTCGGCAAAATGCTGCGCATCCACGCGCGTCTCGGGGAGCACGGGCGATCCCACCAGACAATGGGCGAAATAGCCCGTGTCGAGCCCTTCGAGGCGGGTTTCGGGAAGCGCTTCGCGCAGATGGCGGACCACGACGGGTCCCACGTATCCCATGTTGCCGGTAATCAAGATTTTTCTGGGTGCTTTCATAGATTCTCCTCGGTTAGCAGGCTTCCCGCAAAAAGTTTTCGACTTCGGGTCCGGACGATGCGTCGCCATCCTTCCATTTTTTCCACGGCGCATTCCCCGCGGCCCACATTTTTTCCAGCTCCATCCGGTCGCGCATGGAATCCATGCCCATGAAAAATCCCGTGTGCCGGAACGCGGCGAGCTGCTTCAGCTTCACAAGGTTTTCCATCGGCCCTTTTTCCAGGATGGTGTCGTCGCCTTCGATCGCGTCGAGAAATTCCGGGTCCATGACGTAAAAGCCCGAATTCATCCAGCTTCCCTCGTGCGTGGGCTTTTCGACGAACTGGTCGACCCGGTTGTCCTGGTCCAGGGTGAGAATGCCAAAACGGCTCGTGTGCTTGCAGACCGTCATGGTCACGAGGCGGCGGTGCTGCTTGTGGTAAGCGATGAGGTCGGTGATGTTCACGTCGCTCAGGCCGTCGCCGTAAGTCATGCAGAACGGGCCTCCGGTGACGTGGTCGCGGATGCGCCTGAGGCGGCCGCCGGTGGCGGTGTCCAGGCCGGTGTTGACGAGCGTGACGCGCCAGGGCTCTTTCACGTGGCGGTGCACGATGATCTTGTCCTGCGCCATGTCGAAAGTCACGTCCGACATGCGCAGCGCGTATTCGGCGAAAAATTGTTTGATGATTTCGCTTTTGTAACCGAGGCAGAGGATGAAGTCGTTGATCCCGTGCGCGGTGTAAATTTTCATGATGTGCCACAGGATCGGCATCTCGCCGATCGTCACCATGGGTTTGGGTTTGACAGTGGTTTCTTCCGAAATGCGGGTGCCGCGGCCGCCGGCCAGGATGACTGCTTTCATGCGATTCTCCTTGGGTTAGGAAACCAAACGGCGCCTATTTTATCCGGCTTACGTTTCCCTCCCATCGGGCAAACACTGATAGCGGCTACGGCTTTTTCCTGAATGTCCCCCAAAACAAAGTCTTTCTCCGTGCCGGAACGCCTCCTCGCCCCTACACATTTCGGGCAAGCCCCCGACGCCTCATCCCGACTTTCA from Verrucomicrobiia bacterium harbors:
- a CDS encoding SDR family oxidoreductase, translating into MKAPRKILITGNMGYVGPVVVRHLREALPETRLEGLDTGYFAHCLVGSPVLPETRVDAQHFADVRTVTEDIFEGVDAVVHLAGISNDAIGQAFDEVTLDTNYKGTVRLAEMAKKAGVRSFAFASSCSLYGFSEEGAKTETSALDPLTAYARSKFLAEGGLKPLADAGFNVTCLRFATACGMSERLRLDLVLNDFVANALFSGRIDILSDGTPWRPLIHVRDMARAFEWAVQRDPSAGDYLVVNVGTDAWNYQVRDLAHAVQRHFPEAVVSINEKAAPDRRSYRVNFSLFRSLAPDHQPRISLDMAVRELKAGLEPRDGERGTFDKPKYIRLNVLRQLKSRGVLSETIHFNKNYESYEGAEPCPTPAPVAVSANA
- the rfbF gene encoding glucose-1-phosphate cytidylyltransferase; its protein translation is MKAVILAGGRGTRISEETTVKPKPMVTIGEMPILWHIMKIYTAHGINDFILCLGYKSEIIKQFFAEYALRMSDVTFDMAQDKIIVHRHVKEPWRVTLVNTGLDTATGGRLRRIRDHVTGGPFCMTYGDGLSDVNITDLIAYHKQHRRLVTMTVCKHTSRFGILTLDQDNRVDQFVEKPTHEGSWMNSGFYVMDPEFLDAIEGDDTILEKGPMENLVKLKQLAAFRHTGFFMGMDSMRDRMELEKMWAAGNAPWKKWKDGDASSGPEVENFLREAC